The following nucleotide sequence is from Pedobacter sp. PACM 27299.
CATTCAGGAAGGAAATCAATAATTCTGTGTTTCCATTGGTAGCAAATAGATGCTTAAAACCGAAATCAGTCAAAGGGTCTAGGAAAGGATTCGCAGCAGCAGGAGTCGTCATATACAAAAGGTTCTGGTCTAACTTCTGTATTTAAACTTCAAACAACCACTAAAAGTGAAATTATTTTTTTTTAAATTAACTTAAAGCCTGTATATG
It contains:
- a CDS encoding PD-(D/E)XK nuclease family transposase, which codes for MTTPAAANPFLDPLTDFGFKHLFATNGNTELLISFLNALFKGEKKIINVKYGATEYAGNHQIFKKVFF